The Phoenix dactylifera cultivar Barhee BC4 chromosome 17, palm_55x_up_171113_PBpolish2nd_filt_p, whole genome shotgun sequence genome contains a region encoding:
- the LOC103701077 gene encoding protein ALTERED PHOSPHATE STARVATION RESPONSE 1-like isoform X1: MGCAGSKLEDQEAVALCRERTLLLADAIRHRYALADAHAAYSLSLRSVGAALHTFLHGGHSVPLGSPILPLPAHRKGDPLPPMPPSPPPAAIPASASAGAGGHHSRSHSGSSHIHFQSSDEDSDEDEEFHLHSNGSSPVDLHPDGAPGPTFVNVNYARNHPTTPSISFEQRPRSPEAVHFGSSEPPPSAYPYYGYTYPPQNPSFYPYPYPYPSYGGVGGFFGSSSPPPNIPQPPTVASMASPSSSKTPPPPPSPPRTSTWDFLNPFESYDDGYYAPYTPSRSSKEVREEEGIPDLEDEEHEVVKEAYGDQKSMASTSAAAAAPGDYSAKAAAVAAKEDSISDVEEGLHRTSKSGEGTSDGGSEHEVHVVEKNVVADEVQRQEEQRNVAAVPPPRRYHDVSEVVQEIKTQFDRASESANEVSKMLEVGKLPYHQKNSVYKAVSAVMVCGLPPSTSKNEGLLEYEEDKAMACGNLSSTLQKLYMWEQKLLDEVKAEEKMRVLYDRKCEQLKRLSERGEEAHKLEAAQTLIRKLSTKIKIAIQIVDSISNKISKLRDDELWPQISELIQGLMRMWRFMFECHHIQCQAVSEAQNLDSIVAGGKLSDAHMEATKQLELELLEWISNFFAWVCAQRSFVKALNGWLVKGLRYVPEETDDGVPPFSPGRLGAPPVFVICNYWTQTMDRISEAEVVNAMKAFSTNVLHLWEQHKLEQRQRLMANRDMDRTVRILERDEQQMRKALEAQNKKLVLISNHSGIALSEGVHQDLAAEVGSLQSSLREIFEAMENFAASTMKAYEELNLRTEEEKQRLARENVKVS, encoded by the exons ATGGGTTGTGCGGGGTCGAAGCTGGAGGATCAGGAGGCGGTGGCTCTCTGCCGAGAGCGCACACTGCTGCTGGCGGACGCAATCCGCCACCGCTACGCCCTCGCCGACGCCCATGCGGCGTACTCCCTCTCTCTCCGCTCCGTCGGGGCCGCCCTACACACATTCCTCCACGGCGGCCACTCAGTGCCGCTGGGATCCCCCATCCTCCCCCTCCCGGCTCACCGCAAGGGTGACCCGCTACCCCCTATGCCCCCATCCCCTCCCCCCGCTGCAATCCCCGCTTCTGCCTCCGCCGGCGCCGGCGGCCACCACTCCCGCTCCCACTCCGGCTCCTCCCATATCCATTTCCAGTCCTCCGACGAGGACTCCGACGAAGACGAGGAATTCCACCTCCACTCCAACGGATCGTCTCCGGTCGACCTCCACCCCGATGGCGCCCCGGGCCCCACCTTCGTCAACGTTAACTACGCCCGCAACCATCCCACCACCCCCTCCATCTCCTTCGAACAGCGGCCGCGGAGCCCCGAAGCCGTCCACTTCGGCTCCTCCGAGCCACCACCCTCTGCCTACCCTTACTATGGCTACACCTATCCCCCTCAAAATCCAAGCTTTTACCCTTACCCTTACCCTTATCCGAGCTATGGTGGCGTGGGTGGCTTCTTTggatcttcttctcctcctcccaacATTCCGCAGCCCCCCACCGTGGCAAGCATGGCTTCTCCCTCGTCCTCCAAGACCCCGCCGCCTCCCCCGTCGCCGCCGAGGACCTCCACTTGGGACTTCCTCAACCCCTTCGAGTCCTACGACGATGGCTACTATGCTCCCTATACCCCTAGCCGGAGCTCAAAGGaggtcagagaggaggaagggaTTCCCGATCTGGAGGACGAGGAGCACGAGGTCGTCAAGGAAGCCTATGGTGACCAAAAGTCTATGGCTTCCacctctgctgctgctgctgctccaGGAGACTACTCTGCCAAGGCTGCTGCTGTGGCAGCGAAAGAGGATAGTATCAGCGATGTCGAGGAGGGTCTTCATCGCACGTCCAAGTCAGGGGAGGGTACTAGTGATGGCGGTTCAGAACACGAGGTTCATGTGGTTGAGAAGAACGTAGTGGCTGATGAGGTTCAGCGACAGGAGGAGCAGCGGAATGTGGCTGCTGTTCCTCCTCCCCGAAGGTATCATGATGTTTCCGAGGTTGTGCAGGAGATTAAGACTCAGTTTGATAGGGCGTCCGAGTCGGCCAATGAGGTATCCAAAATGCTTGAAGTGGGAAAGCTCCCATACCACCAGAAGAATTCTGTTTATAAAG CAGTGTCCGCCGTGATGGTTTGCGGGCTTCCGCCCTCCACTTCTAAAAATGAGGGCTTATTGGAATATGAAGAGGATAAGGCAATGGCCTGTGGTAATCTTTCATCGACGTTGCAGAAGTTGTACATGTGGGAACAGAAGCTCCTTGATGAAGTCAAG GCTGAGGAAAAGATGCGGGTACTCTATGATAGAAAATGCGAACAGCTGAAACGCTTGAGTGAAAGGGGTGAGGAGGCTCACAAGCTTGAGGCAGCTCAAACTTTGATCAGGAAGTTATCTACAAAGATCAAAATAGCAATTCAAATTGTTGATTCTATTTCAAATAAGATTAGTAAGCTGAGGGACGATGAATTATGGCCACAGATTAGTGAGCTTATCCAAGG gTTAATGAGAATGTGGAGATTTATGTTCGAATGCCATCATATTCAGTGTCAAGCTGTATCAGAAGCTCAAAACCTAGATTCTATTGTAGCTGGTGGAAAGCTTAGTGATGCTCATATGGAAGCAACCAAGCAGCTAGAGCTGGAGCTGCTGGAATGGATTAGCAATTTCTTTGCCTGGGTTTGTGCTCAGAGGAGTTTTGTCAAAGCCTTGAATGGTTGGCTTGTAAAAGGTCTTCGTTATGTGCCTGAAGAAACAGATGATGGAGTTCCACCCTTTTCTCCAGGAAGGTTAGGTGCGCCTCCTGTATTTGTCATCTGTAATTACTGGACACAAACTATGGATAGGATATCCGAGGCGGAAGTAGTCAATGCTATGAAAGCTTTCTCCACAAATGTTCTTCACCTTTGGGAACAGCATAAGCTCGAACAGCGCCAGAGACTGATGGCAAATAGAGATATGGATAGGACAGTCAGGATCTTGGAAAGAGATGAACAGCAAATGCGCAAGGCATTGGAAGCACAAAACAAGAAATTAGTCCTAATATCCAATCACAGTGGTATAGCCTTATCTGAAGGAGTGCATCAGGACTTAGCTGCTGAAGTAGGTAGTCTGCAATCAAGTTTGAGAGAAATCTTTGAAGCTATGGAAAATTTTGCAGCTAGTACCATGAAAGCATATGAGGAACTCAACTTGCGTACTGAGGAAGAGAAACAAAGGTTGGCCAGAGAGAATGTAAAAGTTTCATAG
- the LOC120104321 gene encoding NAC domain-containing protein 22-like: MTTEGRESSSMEQSGAGLGLPGFRFHPTEEELLDFYLRRAVRGKKLQIDIIGTLNLYRHDPWELPGLAKIGEREWYFFVPRDRRQSNGGRPNRTTEHGFWKATGSDRPIRSAADPKRLIGLKKTLVYYQGRAPRGSKTDWVMNEYRFPDATTPPTEDIVLCKIYRKATSLKELEQRAAMASPNSRSMVDLVLQKCMAVDDDGVKEPEEEVEKEAKVEVLAESTRSTSLPRLDIPKYNGLEWMQDPFLTQLRSPWMDLWSPYYASVLNF; encoded by the exons ATGACcacagaaggaagagagagcagTAGTATGGAACAAAGTGGAGCAGGGCTGGGGCTTCCGGGTTTCAGGTTCCATCCTACAGAGGAGGAGCTTCTGGACTTCTATCTTAGAAGAGCAGTTCGGGGAAAGAAGCTCCAGATTGACATCATTGGCACTCTCAATCTCTACCGCCATGATCCTTGGGAACTACCTg GGTTGGCGAAGATAGGAGAAAGAGAGTGGTACTTCTTTGTGCCAAGGGACCGGAGGCAGTCTAATGGTGGGAGACCGAATCGGACGACGGAACATGGGTTCTGGAAAGCCACCGGTTCAGACCGGCCGATCCGCAGCGCGGCCGACCCGAAGCGGCTCATCGGCCTCAAGAAGACCTTGGTCTACTACCAAGGTCGGGCCCCACGTGGCTCCAAGACTGATTGGGTCATGAATGAATACCGCTTCCCTGATGCCACCACCCCACCCACG GAGGACATAGTTTTGTGCAAGATCTACCGGAAGGCAACATCGTTGAAGGAACTGGAGCAGAGAGCGGCAATGGCATCGCCAAATTCTAGGTCGATGGTGGACTTGGTGTTGCAAAAATGCATGGCTGTGGATGATGATGGTGTCAAGGAGCCTGAGGAGGAGGTGGAAAAAGAGGCCAAGGTCGAGGTATTGGCTGAGTCGACCCGGTCAACGAGTCTGCCTAGGCTTGATATTCCGAAGTATAATGGGTTAGAGTGGATGCAGGATCCTTTCTTGACTCAGCTTAGGAGTCCATGGATGGATCTATGGTCTCCTTACTATGCCAGCGTGCTCAATTTCTGA
- the LOC108511081 gene encoding protein starmaker-like isoform X2, whose amino-acid sequence MAEQMPIITGSSPAEPVDGAPEDNVQEAPAEQARDKKDSAPEKLKCDSSSSDSDSGSEKDSASGDDSSNVKKKIVKEKAKKKSSGKKKENKLQCDSSNSDSGSSASASASASDDDSASNSASDSGKSSSEAVKMDEKKKKKEGLMEQIKEKFKSGADSGDDSKSVQEKKKEPEEKAQEKSSGGTGEDVSATAPEKPMEVEHAQEEKGILEKI is encoded by the exons ATGGCGGAACAGATGCCCATCATCACAGGTAGCAGCCCGGCAGAGCCGGTTGACGGAGCACCGGAGGACAACGTGCAGGAGGCTCCTGCTGAACAAGCTCGGGATAAGAAGGATAGTGCTCCGGAAAAGCTCAAATGTGACAGCTCTAGCTCCGATTCCGACTCCGGCTCTGAAAAAGACTCA GCAAGTGGCGATGACAGCTCCAACGTAAAAAAGAAGATCGTGAAGGAGAAGGCTAAGAAAAAGTCAagtggaaaaaagaaagaaaacaaactCCAGTGTGATAGCTCTAACTCCGACTCTGGTAGCTCAGCCTCAGCCTCCGCTTCAGCTTCTGATGATGACTCAGCCTCAAACTCTGCTTCTGACTCTGGCAAA TCAAGCAGTGAAGCAGTGAAGATGgatgagaaaaagaagaaaaaggaggggctaaTGGAGCAGATTAAAGAGAAGTTTAAATCTGGTGCCGACTCTGGCGATGACTCCAAATCTGTCCAG gagaagaaaaaggaacccGAGGAGAAGGCACAGGAAAAGTCTAGCGGTGGAACTGGAGAAGACGTATCAGCAACAGCACCAGAGAAACCCATGGAAGTGGAGCACGCCCAAGAAGAGAAAGGTATCTTGGAGAAAATCTAG
- the LOC103701077 gene encoding protein ALTERED PHOSPHATE STARVATION RESPONSE 1-like isoform X2 has protein sequence MGCAGSKLEDQEAVALCRERTLLLADAIRHRYALADAHAAYSLSLRSVGAALHTFLHGGHSVPLGSPILPLPAHRKGDPLPPMPPSPPPAAIPASASAGAGGHHSRSHSGSSHIHFQSSDEDSDEDEEFHLHSNGSSPVDLHPDGAPGPTFVNVNYARNHPTTPSISFEQRPRSPEAVHFGSSEPPPSAYPYYGYTYPPQNPSFYPYPYPYPSYGGVGGFFGSSSPPPNIPQPPTVASMASPSSSKTPPPPPSPPRTSTWDFLNPFESYDDGYYAPYTPSRSSKEVREEEGIPDLEDEEHEVVKEAYGDQKSMASTSAAAAAPGDYSAKAAAVAAKEDSISDVEEGLHRTSKSGEGTSDGGSEHEVHVVEKNVVADEVQRQEEQRNVAAVPPPRRYHDVSEVVQEIKTQFDRASESANEVSKMLEVGKLPYHQKNSVYKVSAVMVCGLPPSTSKNEGLLEYEEDKAMACGNLSSTLQKLYMWEQKLLDEVKAEEKMRVLYDRKCEQLKRLSERGEEAHKLEAAQTLIRKLSTKIKIAIQIVDSISNKISKLRDDELWPQISELIQGLMRMWRFMFECHHIQCQAVSEAQNLDSIVAGGKLSDAHMEATKQLELELLEWISNFFAWVCAQRSFVKALNGWLVKGLRYVPEETDDGVPPFSPGRLGAPPVFVICNYWTQTMDRISEAEVVNAMKAFSTNVLHLWEQHKLEQRQRLMANRDMDRTVRILERDEQQMRKALEAQNKKLVLISNHSGIALSEGVHQDLAAEVGSLQSSLREIFEAMENFAASTMKAYEELNLRTEEEKQRLARENVKVS, from the exons ATGGGTTGTGCGGGGTCGAAGCTGGAGGATCAGGAGGCGGTGGCTCTCTGCCGAGAGCGCACACTGCTGCTGGCGGACGCAATCCGCCACCGCTACGCCCTCGCCGACGCCCATGCGGCGTACTCCCTCTCTCTCCGCTCCGTCGGGGCCGCCCTACACACATTCCTCCACGGCGGCCACTCAGTGCCGCTGGGATCCCCCATCCTCCCCCTCCCGGCTCACCGCAAGGGTGACCCGCTACCCCCTATGCCCCCATCCCCTCCCCCCGCTGCAATCCCCGCTTCTGCCTCCGCCGGCGCCGGCGGCCACCACTCCCGCTCCCACTCCGGCTCCTCCCATATCCATTTCCAGTCCTCCGACGAGGACTCCGACGAAGACGAGGAATTCCACCTCCACTCCAACGGATCGTCTCCGGTCGACCTCCACCCCGATGGCGCCCCGGGCCCCACCTTCGTCAACGTTAACTACGCCCGCAACCATCCCACCACCCCCTCCATCTCCTTCGAACAGCGGCCGCGGAGCCCCGAAGCCGTCCACTTCGGCTCCTCCGAGCCACCACCCTCTGCCTACCCTTACTATGGCTACACCTATCCCCCTCAAAATCCAAGCTTTTACCCTTACCCTTACCCTTATCCGAGCTATGGTGGCGTGGGTGGCTTCTTTggatcttcttctcctcctcccaacATTCCGCAGCCCCCCACCGTGGCAAGCATGGCTTCTCCCTCGTCCTCCAAGACCCCGCCGCCTCCCCCGTCGCCGCCGAGGACCTCCACTTGGGACTTCCTCAACCCCTTCGAGTCCTACGACGATGGCTACTATGCTCCCTATACCCCTAGCCGGAGCTCAAAGGaggtcagagaggaggaagggaTTCCCGATCTGGAGGACGAGGAGCACGAGGTCGTCAAGGAAGCCTATGGTGACCAAAAGTCTATGGCTTCCacctctgctgctgctgctgctccaGGAGACTACTCTGCCAAGGCTGCTGCTGTGGCAGCGAAAGAGGATAGTATCAGCGATGTCGAGGAGGGTCTTCATCGCACGTCCAAGTCAGGGGAGGGTACTAGTGATGGCGGTTCAGAACACGAGGTTCATGTGGTTGAGAAGAACGTAGTGGCTGATGAGGTTCAGCGACAGGAGGAGCAGCGGAATGTGGCTGCTGTTCCTCCTCCCCGAAGGTATCATGATGTTTCCGAGGTTGTGCAGGAGATTAAGACTCAGTTTGATAGGGCGTCCGAGTCGGCCAATGAGGTATCCAAAATGCTTGAAGTGGGAAAGCTCCCATACCACCAGAAGAATTCTGTTTATAAAG TGTCCGCCGTGATGGTTTGCGGGCTTCCGCCCTCCACTTCTAAAAATGAGGGCTTATTGGAATATGAAGAGGATAAGGCAATGGCCTGTGGTAATCTTTCATCGACGTTGCAGAAGTTGTACATGTGGGAACAGAAGCTCCTTGATGAAGTCAAG GCTGAGGAAAAGATGCGGGTACTCTATGATAGAAAATGCGAACAGCTGAAACGCTTGAGTGAAAGGGGTGAGGAGGCTCACAAGCTTGAGGCAGCTCAAACTTTGATCAGGAAGTTATCTACAAAGATCAAAATAGCAATTCAAATTGTTGATTCTATTTCAAATAAGATTAGTAAGCTGAGGGACGATGAATTATGGCCACAGATTAGTGAGCTTATCCAAGG gTTAATGAGAATGTGGAGATTTATGTTCGAATGCCATCATATTCAGTGTCAAGCTGTATCAGAAGCTCAAAACCTAGATTCTATTGTAGCTGGTGGAAAGCTTAGTGATGCTCATATGGAAGCAACCAAGCAGCTAGAGCTGGAGCTGCTGGAATGGATTAGCAATTTCTTTGCCTGGGTTTGTGCTCAGAGGAGTTTTGTCAAAGCCTTGAATGGTTGGCTTGTAAAAGGTCTTCGTTATGTGCCTGAAGAAACAGATGATGGAGTTCCACCCTTTTCTCCAGGAAGGTTAGGTGCGCCTCCTGTATTTGTCATCTGTAATTACTGGACACAAACTATGGATAGGATATCCGAGGCGGAAGTAGTCAATGCTATGAAAGCTTTCTCCACAAATGTTCTTCACCTTTGGGAACAGCATAAGCTCGAACAGCGCCAGAGACTGATGGCAAATAGAGATATGGATAGGACAGTCAGGATCTTGGAAAGAGATGAACAGCAAATGCGCAAGGCATTGGAAGCACAAAACAAGAAATTAGTCCTAATATCCAATCACAGTGGTATAGCCTTATCTGAAGGAGTGCATCAGGACTTAGCTGCTGAAGTAGGTAGTCTGCAATCAAGTTTGAGAGAAATCTTTGAAGCTATGGAAAATTTTGCAGCTAGTACCATGAAAGCATATGAGGAACTCAACTTGCGTACTGAGGAAGAGAAACAAAGGTTGGCCAGAGAGAATGTAAAAGTTTCATAG
- the LOC108511081 gene encoding protein starmaker-like isoform X1: protein MAEQMPIITGSSPAEPVDGAPEDNVQEAPAEQARDKKDSAPEKLKCDSSSSDSDSGSEKDSASGDDSSNVKKKIVKEKAKKKSSGKKKENKLQCDSSNSDSGSSASASASASDDDSASNSASDSGKSSSEAVKMDEKKKKKEGLMEQIKEKFKSGADSGDDSKSVQDDKSKLKEKKKEPEEKAQEKSSGGTGEDVSATAPEKPMEVEHAQEEKGILEKI from the exons ATGGCGGAACAGATGCCCATCATCACAGGTAGCAGCCCGGCAGAGCCGGTTGACGGAGCACCGGAGGACAACGTGCAGGAGGCTCCTGCTGAACAAGCTCGGGATAAGAAGGATAGTGCTCCGGAAAAGCTCAAATGTGACAGCTCTAGCTCCGATTCCGACTCCGGCTCTGAAAAAGACTCA GCAAGTGGCGATGACAGCTCCAACGTAAAAAAGAAGATCGTGAAGGAGAAGGCTAAGAAAAAGTCAagtggaaaaaagaaagaaaacaaactCCAGTGTGATAGCTCTAACTCCGACTCTGGTAGCTCAGCCTCAGCCTCCGCTTCAGCTTCTGATGATGACTCAGCCTCAAACTCTGCTTCTGACTCTGGCAAA TCAAGCAGTGAAGCAGTGAAGATGgatgagaaaaagaagaaaaaggaggggctaaTGGAGCAGATTAAAGAGAAGTTTAAATCTGGTGCCGACTCTGGCGATGACTCCAAATCTGTCCAG GATGACAAATCTAAattaaaggagaagaaaaaggaacccGAGGAGAAGGCACAGGAAAAGTCTAGCGGTGGAACTGGAGAAGACGTATCAGCAACAGCACCAGAGAAACCCATGGAAGTGGAGCACGCCCAAGAAGAGAAAGGTATCTTGGAGAAAATCTAG